One stretch of bacterium DNA includes these proteins:
- a CDS encoding 4Fe-4S binding protein has translation RLATPAGAAPYAAAAVRAPLKSTGRKLDLFDCTSCHLCVTVCPNDAMIRLARPAEHEERLAKRWQYLCLADLCNDCGNCETFCPDDGAPHRSKPRLHLAGRGAAAADSDYRVARAGGVWTADGAREAALVAALLRDLPLPAADPEPEEEP, from the coding sequence CCCGGCTGGCGACGCCCGCCGGCGCGGCGCCCTACGCCGCGGCCGCCGTGCGCGCGCCGCTGAAGAGCACCGGCCGCAAGCTGGACCTGTTCGACTGCACGAGCTGCCACCTCTGCGTCACGGTCTGCCCGAACGACGCGATGATCCGCTTGGCCCGCCCCGCGGAGCACGAGGAGCGCCTGGCCAAGCGCTGGCAGTACCTCTGCCTGGCCGACCTGTGCAACGACTGCGGCAACTGCGAGACCTTTTGCCCCGACGACGGAGCGCCCCACCGGTCGAAGCCGCGCCTGCACCTGGCCGGGCGGGGAGCCGCGGCCGCCGATTCCGATTATCGTGTCGCACGCGCCGGCGGCGTCTGGACGGCGGACGGCGCGCGCGAGGCCGCGCTGGTCGCCGCCCTGCTGCGCGACCTGCCCCTGCCGGCCGCGGACCCGGAACCCGAGGAAGAGCCATGA